From the genome of Deinococcus gobiensis I-0, one region includes:
- the cas1e gene encoding type I-E CRISPR-associated endonuclease Cas1e, whose translation MTGNGAGNGIIWHRQNLRELPKFRDGTSYLYLEHTRLEQDGRGVRAYHPEGMITLPVASLGVLLLGPGCSVSHEAVKALSDTGCSVLWVGEGGVRLYASGLGESRSALRLQRQARLWANPDTRLRVVRQMYAMRFPGGLPDGLTLQQIRGHEGARVRDAYARYSRAYGVRWEQRQYKQTDWERATPINKALSAGNACVYGLAHAAILATGYSPALGFVHTGKMLSFVYDVADLYKIEVVLPTAFREAATPGDDLERRVRTGLRDHMTNLRLLERMAADLHLLLGGDDMDPDPTAPGDLWDPLGDVQGGVNHA comes from the coding sequence ATGACGGGGAATGGCGCTGGAAACGGCATCATCTGGCACCGCCAGAACCTGCGCGAGTTACCTAAATTCAGGGACGGGACTTCGTATCTGTACCTCGAACATACGCGGCTGGAACAAGATGGCCGAGGTGTGCGGGCCTATCATCCCGAGGGCATGATCACGTTGCCAGTTGCCAGTCTGGGTGTATTGCTGCTGGGGCCGGGCTGCTCGGTCAGTCACGAGGCCGTCAAGGCACTCTCAGACACGGGCTGCTCGGTGCTGTGGGTGGGTGAGGGCGGCGTACGCTTGTACGCCAGCGGCCTGGGCGAGAGCCGCAGCGCCCTGCGTCTGCAACGGCAGGCCCGGCTGTGGGCCAACCCCGATACCCGGCTGCGCGTCGTGCGGCAGATGTACGCCATGCGCTTTCCCGGCGGCCTCCCCGATGGCCTGACCCTCCAGCAGATTCGCGGCCATGAGGGGGCGCGGGTACGTGACGCTTATGCCCGCTACAGCAGGGCCTACGGCGTCAGGTGGGAACAACGCCAGTACAAGCAGACCGACTGGGAGCGCGCCACGCCCATTAACAAGGCCCTGAGTGCGGGCAACGCCTGCGTGTACGGGCTGGCGCACGCAGCGATCCTGGCGACTGGCTATAGTCCAGCGCTGGGGTTTGTGCATACCGGCAAAATGCTGTCCTTTGTGTACGATGTGGCCGACCTCTACAAAATTGAGGTGGTGCTACCTACTGCCTTCCGCGAAGCGGCCACGCCTGGCGACGACCTGGAGCGCCGCGTGCGTACCGGTCTGCGCGACCACATGACCAACCTGCGGCTGCTGGAACGCATGGCAGCCGACCTCCACCTCCTACTTGGTGGCGACGATATGGACCCTGATCCGACGGCCCCCGGCGACCTGTGGGACCCTTTGGGCGACGTGCAAGGCGGCGTGAACCACGCGTGA
- the cas5e gene encoding type I-E CRISPR-associated protein Cas5/CasD, translated as MKTLLIPLAGSMQSWGTRSRFDDRDTEAEPTKSGVLGLAAAALGIDRAEPVTHLAALAFGVRVDRPGLPLHDYHTAQLYPGSRKAETSLTRRAYLSDAAFWAALSGDPELLADLHAALRNPYWPLSLGRKAFVPSVPLWWPEALRTSPLLDTLRDAPTLRRTGDSDGPYRFMVDRREGPGPLRHVTPGERRDDPAAPFAQRRYTLRDVVGWTEMLPALHSPQPYPFQKVTT; from the coding sequence GTGAAGACCCTCCTGATTCCCCTGGCTGGCTCTATGCAGTCGTGGGGCACGCGCAGCCGCTTCGACGACCGCGACACCGAGGCCGAGCCAACCAAGAGTGGTGTGCTGGGGCTGGCGGCGGCGGCTCTGGGCATCGACCGCGCTGAACCAGTCACGCATCTCGCAGCTCTGGCCTTCGGAGTGCGGGTGGACCGGCCGGGGCTACCCCTGCACGATTACCACACCGCGCAGCTCTACCCAGGCAGCCGTAAGGCCGAAACCAGCTTGACGCGGCGGGCCTATCTATCGGACGCAGCCTTCTGGGCGGCCCTATCGGGTGACCCGGAGCTGCTGGCCGATTTGCACGCGGCTCTGCGCAATCCCTACTGGCCCCTGAGCCTGGGCCGCAAGGCCTTCGTACCCAGTGTGCCGCTGTGGTGGCCTGAGGCCCTGCGTACCAGCCCATTGCTGGACACCCTGCGGGACGCGCCCACCCTGCGCCGTACGGGCGATAGCGATGGCCCTTACCGCTTTATGGTGGATCGCCGCGAGGGGCCGGGGCCATTGCGGCATGTCACGCCCGGCGAGCGCCGCGACGACCCAGCGGCCCCCTTCGCGCAGCGCCGCTACACCCTTCGCGACGTGGTGGGGTGGACCGAAATGCTACCCGCTCTGCACTCGCCCCAGCCGTATCCATTCCAGAAGGTGACGACATGA
- the cas2e gene encoding type I-E CRISPR-associated endoribonuclease Cas2e, with product MTLEAVPPSLRGELSRWLMEVQPGVYVGNATALVRDLLWDKAVQNARTGRCTQIYRANNEQGFAVRMYGDPHRTLVSLDGFQLVAIRNARHIELQGEYDPPEDDDKL from the coding sequence ATGACGTTGGAGGCTGTGCCACCGTCGCTGCGGGGTGAGCTGAGCCGCTGGCTGATGGAGGTGCAGCCCGGCGTGTATGTCGGCAACGCGACCGCCTTGGTACGCGATCTATTGTGGGATAAGGCCGTGCAGAACGCGCGCACCGGCCGCTGTACCCAGATTTACCGTGCGAACAACGAGCAGGGCTTCGCCGTACGGATGTACGGCGACCCGCACCGCACATTGGTGAGCCTTGACGGCTTCCAACTCGTCGCCATTCGCAACGCCCGTCATATAGAGTTGCAGGGGGAATACGACCCTCCCGAGGATGATGACAAATTGTAA
- the cas6e gene encoding type I-E CRISPR-associated protein Cas6/Cse3/CasE, with protein sequence MTVQAIPLHLSRLFPSAQHQHTARDLGSPYALHQTLRWAFPGAGQPDTLLPDGERLLWRREVAADPETGEAVPALLVQSVTPPDWGALNARDPGYLSGWEVRTLDLRHALTPGRVLHFRLHANVTVRRVDERGHTARHGLHHPDEQLAWLDRQGDRHGFEVLGADITGTGRVRTRKGRTTITLYTVAFEGALQVLNPVALAGAVRGGLGHAKSLGCGLLSLAP encoded by the coding sequence ATGACCGTTCAGGCAATTCCTCTGCACTTGTCGCGCCTCTTTCCTAGTGCACAGCACCAACATACGGCGCGCGACCTGGGCAGCCCCTACGCCCTGCACCAGACGCTACGCTGGGCCTTTCCAGGCGCGGGACAGCCGGACACATTACTTCCGGATGGCGAACGGCTGCTGTGGCGGCGCGAGGTGGCCGCTGACCCCGAGACGGGTGAGGCCGTACCTGCCCTCCTTGTCCAGAGCGTGACCCCACCCGACTGGGGCGCGCTGAATGCCCGCGACCCCGGGTACCTGAGCGGCTGGGAGGTGCGGACGCTGGATCTGCGCCACGCCCTGACGCCGGGGCGCGTGCTGCACTTCCGGTTGCATGCCAACGTGACGGTACGGCGTGTCGACGAGCGCGGCCACACGGCCCGCCACGGCCTGCACCATCCCGATGAACAGTTGGCTTGGCTGGATCGCCAGGGCGACCGTCACGGTTTTGAGGTGTTGGGGGCCGACATTACTGGGACGGGGCGGGTACGGACGCGCAAGGGCCGCACGACCATCACGCTGTATACCGTGGCCTTTGAGGGCGCTTTGCAAGTGCTCAACCCGGTGGCGCTGGCAGGAGCCGTGCGTGGTGGCCTAGGTCACGCCAAGAGTCTGGGCTGCGGCCTGCTGAGTCTCGCGCCATGA
- the cas7e gene encoding type I-E CRISPR-associated protein Cas7/Cse4/CasC, whose product MKALLELHYLQNFAPSNLNRDDTGSPKDAYFGGTRRARVSSQSFKRAMRMDFKARGTLTPDEMGERTKRAHEEIARILHRNHQRDETAALAAAETALGGLGLPVKEGKSQYLLFLGRDELNRVAALIDTHWDVLSEGPAEMGSKKAKSKKTALPGDLAKELDKALNGSRAVDVALFGRMLADLPEKNADAAAQVAHALGTHAMRGREFDFYTAVDDLKPSDTAGADMLGTVEFGSATYYRYACVDLQKLLDNLGGDAELAERGLRAFLEASIYAAPSGKQNTFAAHNAPGLMVQVVRENASPRNLANAFEKAVKASTEGFLNPSMQGLAAEKLRQDRIFGDEGRGRYVNAVDEQTFGPLGDAQPSVQALIEATVADARTIFATLKAARG is encoded by the coding sequence GTGAAAGCCCTTCTAGAATTGCACTATCTCCAGAACTTCGCGCCTAGCAACCTCAACCGCGACGATACCGGCAGCCCCAAGGACGCCTATTTCGGCGGTACACGGCGGGCGCGCGTCAGCTCGCAGAGCTTCAAGCGGGCCATGCGGATGGACTTCAAGGCGCGGGGGACCCTCACGCCCGACGAAATGGGCGAGCGGACCAAACGGGCACACGAAGAAATCGCTCGCATTCTGCACAGGAACCACCAGCGTGATGAGACCGCCGCCCTGGCTGCCGCCGAGACGGCGCTGGGTGGCTTGGGCTTACCCGTCAAGGAGGGTAAGAGCCAGTACCTGCTGTTCCTGGGCCGCGACGAGCTGAACCGGGTGGCTGCCCTGATCGATACCCACTGGGACGTGTTGAGTGAGGGTCCGGCCGAGATGGGTAGTAAGAAGGCCAAGAGCAAGAAGACGGCTCTACCCGGCGACCTCGCCAAAGAGTTGGATAAAGCCCTGAACGGCTCGCGCGCTGTGGACGTGGCCCTCTTCGGGCGAATGCTGGCTGATCTCCCCGAAAAGAACGCTGACGCGGCGGCGCAGGTAGCTCACGCCCTGGGCACGCATGCTATGCGGGGCCGCGAGTTCGACTTCTATACGGCGGTGGATGATCTTAAGCCGTCTGACACGGCGGGGGCCGACATGCTGGGCACGGTCGAGTTCGGCAGCGCGACGTACTACCGCTACGCCTGTGTGGATCTCCAGAAGCTGCTGGACAATCTGGGCGGCGACGCTGAACTGGCCGAGCGCGGCCTACGCGCCTTCTTGGAGGCCAGCATCTACGCCGCGCCGTCCGGCAAGCAGAACACCTTTGCCGCCCACAATGCACCGGGGCTGATGGTACAAGTCGTGCGCGAGAACGCCAGCCCGCGTAACCTTGCCAACGCCTTCGAGAAGGCCGTGAAGGCCAGCACCGAGGGCTTCCTGAACCCCAGCATGCAGGGGCTGGCTGCCGAGAAGCTGCGGCAGGACCGGATTTTTGGAGACGAGGGCCGGGGACGGTATGTCAACGCGGTGGACGAGCAGACTTTTGGGCCGCTGGGAGACGCGCAGCCTAGCGTGCAGGCCCTCATTGAGGCGACGGTGGCCGATGCCCGTACCATCTTTGCCACCCTGAAGGCGGCGCGGGGGTGA
- a CDS encoding helix-turn-helix transcriptional regulator: protein MSDPTGAVPADPPPRTPNLRQTKIWDKAKRLSRLRDDLQARPWTTAELARKYDVCQRSIQRDIDALSHMGPDSVNRRGKTYSISKHGTLLRPVEALAAYAALRLAHHHAPALNSHYREALQRISMMLPEHIRYTLNASVNDTGATPFTERHMEWVASAWIDSRVLSFDYRRPNGDTETGNELCVYFIEISRTNLAPYVIGLERRRRGQVRTFKLSRMHNLALHPDRYEPDPDFDPRAFLSDAWGVIGGGATVTVTVRFAPEAAYRVLEGGFPNATLIRRDGAVEMEFRAGIDATGTPRELLPFLLSWGPRAEVLSPPAVREAWLQELRDALSRYDHPAALP from the coding sequence ATGAGCGACCCCACAGGCGCTGTGCCCGCTGACCCACCGCCGCGTACCCCCAACCTGCGGCAGACCAAAATTTGGGATAAGGCCAAGCGGTTGTCGCGGCTGCGCGACGATCTCCAGGCCCGGCCCTGGACCACCGCCGAACTGGCGCGCAAATATGATGTCTGCCAGCGCAGTATCCAGCGGGACATCGACGCCCTTAGCCATATGGGTCCCGATAGTGTGAACCGCCGGGGCAAGACCTACTCGATTTCCAAGCACGGCACTTTGCTGCGCCCAGTTGAGGCGCTGGCGGCATATGCGGCCCTCCGGCTGGCGCACCACCACGCCCCCGCACTGAACAGCCACTACCGCGAGGCCCTCCAGCGCATTTCCATGATGTTGCCCGAGCACATCCGCTACACCCTGAACGCCAGCGTGAATGACACCGGTGCGACGCCCTTCACCGAGCGCCACATGGAATGGGTGGCCTCTGCCTGGATAGACAGTCGCGTCCTGAGTTTCGACTACCGCCGGCCCAATGGCGATACCGAGACTGGCAACGAATTATGCGTCTACTTCATCGAGATCAGCCGGACCAACCTCGCGCCCTACGTGATCGGGCTCGAAAGGCGGCGACGGGGACAGGTGCGGACCTTCAAGCTTTCGCGGATGCACAACCTCGCCCTGCATCCTGACCGCTATGAACCGGACCCCGACTTCGATCCGCGCGCCTTTCTCAGTGACGCCTGGGGCGTTATTGGCGGCGGGGCGACCGTGACTGTCACCGTGCGTTTTGCCCCCGAGGCCGCGTACCGCGTGCTGGAAGGCGGCTTTCCCAACGCCACCCTCATCCGCCGCGACGGCGCGGTCGAGATGGAGTTCCGGGCCGGCATAGATGCGACCGGCACCCCGCGCGAGCTACTGCCCTTTCTGCTCAGCTGGGGACCGCGCGCCGAAGTGCTGTCACCGCCCGCCGTGCGCGAGGCGTGGCTCCAGGAATTACGCGATGCCCTAAGCCGCTACGACCACCCCGCCGCTTTGCCCTGA
- the casB gene encoding type I-E CRISPR-associated protein Cse2/CasB, with protein MTQTAPEATPHERLVRHLSRLDRGQLAQLRRSLGDDRPGQSVPWLAGVFLRSGLGTPGAGQWQALALVAGLYALVERPDDTTETEAPAPERRESFGQTFGGLYLAQDQRPSTEKRFLALLDADTDALPYALRQAVTLLHAGDHTPDWVQLLRDVNLWDHDEYGDEVRRRWARDFYRRAERLPDTDPAETSAQSETPAPNLPPRPDPTLPDEDEGDDTL; from the coding sequence ATGACCCAGACCGCACCCGAAGCCACACCCCACGAGAGGCTGGTACGCCACCTGTCGCGGCTGGACCGGGGACAACTGGCCCAGCTCCGGCGCTCGCTGGGTGACGACCGCCCCGGCCAGAGCGTGCCCTGGCTGGCAGGCGTGTTCCTCCGCTCGGGTCTGGGCACACCGGGAGCAGGGCAGTGGCAGGCGCTGGCGCTTGTTGCTGGGCTGTACGCCCTGGTTGAGCGCCCGGACGACACCACGGAAACCGAAGCCCCGGCCCCGGAGCGGCGCGAGTCGTTCGGGCAGACCTTTGGCGGGCTGTATCTGGCGCAGGACCAGCGCCCCAGCACCGAAAAACGCTTTCTAGCCCTGCTGGACGCCGACACCGATGCTCTACCCTACGCGCTGCGCCAGGCCGTGACCCTGCTGCATGCAGGCGACCACACCCCCGACTGGGTGCAACTGCTGCGTGACGTGAACCTATGGGACCACGACGAGTACGGAGACGAGGTGCGCCGCCGCTGGGCACGTGACTTCTACCGCCGCGCCGAGCGTCTGCCGGACACCGACCCTGCCGAAACGTCTGCCCAGAGCGAGACCCCGGCCCCCAACTTGCCCCCGCGCCCCGACCCCACCCTCCCCGACGAGGACGAAGGAGACGATACGCTGTGA
- the casA gene encoding type I-E CRISPR-associated protein Cse1/CasA, whose amino-acid sequence MNSPPTFNLLHEPWIPVRPVGGGPIREVGLRELLLRARDLSCIDDPSPLVTVALLRLSLALLHRALAGPRNAEETARWFLNGFPAEKLEAYFAEWEEGFDLFHPERPFWQVRDLTPDLEGGKYRSHWTRLGTEVGSANTSPLFNVAARPGGERTDALTPAEAARRLVEGQTFLLGGLIKRFTTAAKAAPVATFALSAAQGRDLHETLCLNLPVYAAQGRDRAVWEREPLTVQFMRELYEDEATETPLGWADRYTWPARSVRLVPEVDDAGVVRVTAIGFAAGVPFVGAPEGEGAAIDPMVTLRPPADPKKPEYFPLKLRREQLLWRDLSALLPDPHVEYATKIRGKGGGQTATFSERTGRPPAILTGARELLREAGRSQTLGLSVTGLLSDQGKAFAYRQETYTLPEAFVTDEAGFADHIHNALSGAKAVADGLRGATRKLAAEVLSRGGEREPHKDDLADLVQTLPGLGAYWAALEHPFRVLLADLDTPDTALTDWRGAVTREARRAWGLNLQGVGAGGAVHGYAYRPRRVQGKLQLSPQATLEYALKALHAGTAPPPTPDSSPTQEATP is encoded by the coding sequence ATGAACAGTCCACCCACGTTCAATCTGCTGCACGAACCCTGGATTCCTGTCCGGCCTGTCGGCGGTGGCCCCATCCGGGAGGTGGGCCTGCGTGAGTTGCTGCTGCGCGCCCGCGACCTGAGCTGCATCGACGACCCCTCGCCTCTGGTCACGGTGGCGCTGCTGCGCCTGAGCCTCGCGCTGCTGCACCGCGCCTTGGCCGGGCCCCGCAACGCCGAGGAAACCGCCAGATGGTTCCTAAACGGCTTTCCGGCCGAGAAGCTGGAGGCGTATTTCGCGGAGTGGGAAGAGGGCTTTGATTTGTTCCACCCCGAGCGTCCCTTCTGGCAGGTGCGTGATCTGACCCCGGACCTGGAAGGGGGCAAATACCGCAGCCACTGGACGCGCCTAGGCACCGAGGTGGGCAGCGCCAACACTTCGCCGCTGTTCAACGTGGCGGCCCGGCCTGGCGGCGAGCGCACCGACGCCCTGACTCCTGCCGAGGCGGCGCGGCGACTGGTCGAGGGGCAGACCTTCCTGCTGGGTGGGCTGATCAAACGCTTTACGACAGCAGCGAAGGCCGCGCCCGTCGCCACCTTCGCTCTGAGTGCCGCGCAGGGCCGCGACCTGCACGAGACGCTGTGCCTGAACCTGCCAGTCTACGCAGCGCAGGGCCGCGACCGTGCCGTGTGGGAGCGCGAACCGCTGACAGTGCAGTTCATGCGCGAACTGTACGAGGACGAGGCCACCGAAACCCCGCTAGGCTGGGCCGACCGCTACACTTGGCCGGCTCGCAGTGTGCGGCTGGTGCCGGAGGTGGACGATGCCGGAGTGGTCCGGGTCACAGCCATCGGCTTTGCGGCGGGGGTGCCGTTCGTGGGGGCACCCGAGGGCGAGGGCGCAGCCATCGATCCGATGGTCACGCTGCGCCCGCCCGCCGACCCTAAGAAGCCGGAGTATTTTCCTCTCAAGCTACGGCGCGAGCAACTGCTGTGGCGCGACCTGAGCGCTCTGCTGCCCGACCCACACGTCGAATATGCCACGAAGATCCGGGGAAAGGGCGGAGGACAGACCGCGACTTTCAGCGAGCGCACCGGGCGCCCCCCTGCCATCCTGACCGGGGCCCGTGAGCTGCTGCGCGAGGCGGGGCGGTCCCAGACCCTAGGCCTGAGTGTGACCGGGTTGCTCAGCGACCAGGGCAAGGCCTTCGCGTACCGGCAGGAAACCTACACGCTGCCCGAAGCCTTCGTGACCGATGAAGCCGGATTCGCGGACCACATCCACAACGCCCTGAGCGGTGCAAAAGCCGTAGCCGACGGCCTGCGTGGTGCGACCCGCAAGCTCGCGGCCGAAGTCCTGTCGCGCGGCGGAGAACGTGAACCTCACAAGGACGATCTGGCCGACCTCGTGCAGACCCTGCCCGGCTTGGGGGCGTACTGGGCAGCGCTGGAACACCCCTTCCGCGTGCTGCTGGCCGATCTGGACACCCCGGACACGGCCCTGACCGACTGGCGCGGGGCCGTGACGCGCGAAGCGAGGCGGGCCTGGGGCCTCAACCTTCAGGGGGTCGGAGCAGGCGGCGCGGTCCACGGCTACGCGTACCGCCCGCGCCGCGTGCAGGGCAAGCTCCAGCTCAGCCCGCAGGCCACCCTGGAGTACGCCCTGAAGGCTCTGCATGCCGGCACGGCCCCGCCCCCGACCCCAGATTCCAGCCCCACCCAGGAGGCCACCCCATGA